In one window of Oncorhynchus gorbuscha isolate QuinsamMale2020 ecotype Even-year linkage group LG23, OgorEven_v1.0, whole genome shotgun sequence DNA:
- the LOC124011572 gene encoding lysophosphatidic acid receptor 4-like encodes MAGLVLNETGMEDCGIDDSFKYDLYSVVYSVVFVLGLCTNCAALFVFCFRMKLRNETTLFMTNLALSDLVFVFTLPFKVYYNVNRHWPFGDELCKVSGTAFITNIYGSMLFLTCISVDRFLAIVYPFRSRSVRTRRNAGLVCAAVWLTIVGGGISVTFFSTINQANRATACFEGFSKSTWKTYLSKITIFIEIVGFLLPLLTNLVCSSLVLRTLRRPGTIGHGCNSKRRVLRMILVHLAIFIICFVPYNSILFLYAMVRTQALANCNLERFVRTLYPITLCLATLNCCLDPVVYYFTSESFQKSLTTGGREGCTAPVKLPTSRVLEARSESPLGLASRLTGRIAAQLRNVCTLRSDIRVTLRISSPLSWTPSRVTLRISSPLSWTPSRVTLRISSPLSWTPSRVTPTSPSRLWKYFYHHGTP; translated from the exons ATGGCTGGTCTAGTGCTGAATGAGACAGGCATGGAGGACTGTGGGATAGATGACAGCTTTAAGTATGACCTGTACAGCGTGGTCTACAGCGTGGTgtttgtcctggggctctgcaCCAACTGTGCTGCTCTCTTTGTGTTCTGCTTCCGGATGAAGCTACGCAACGAGACAACGCTGTTCATGACTAACCTGGCGTTGTCAGACCTTGTGTTTGTGTTCACACTGCCCTTCAAGGTCTACTACAACGTCAACCGACACTGGCCCTTTGGAGATGAACTTTGCAAG GTATCAGGAACAGCGTTCATCACCAACATCTACGGTTCCATGTTGTTCCTCACCTGCATCAGCGTGGACCGCTTTCTGGCCATCGTCTACCCCTTCCGCTCACGCTCAGTCCGCACGAGGAGGAACGCAGGCCTGGTGTGTGCTGCGGTCTGGCTCACCATCGTGGGTGGAGGGATATCGGTCACCTTCTTTTCCACGATCAACCAGGCGAACCGCGCCACGGCCTGCTTCGAGGGATTCTCCAAGAGCACCTGGAAGACATACCTGTCTAAGATCACTATCTTtatagag ATCGTAGGTTTTCTCCTCCCACTCCTAACCAACCTGGTGTGTTCCTCTCTGGTGCTGAGAACCCTCCGTCGCCCAGGGACCATCGGCCACGGCTGCAACAGCAAGCGCCGGGTGCTCCGTATGATCCTCGTCCACTTGGCCATCTTCATCATCTGCTTCGTCCCCTACAACTCCATCCTCTTCCTATATGCCATGGTGCGGACCCAGGCTCTGGCCAACTGTAACCTTGAGAg GTTTGTCCGGACGCTGTACCCCATCACCCTGTGTCTGGCCACCCTCAACTGCTGCCTAGACCCAGTGGTGTACTACTTTACATCTGAGTCCTTCCAGAAGAGTCTCACcacagggggaagggaggg GTGTACCGCCCCAGTCAAACTTCCCACCAGCCGGGTGCTTGAAGCCAGAAGCGAGAGCCCGCTCGGGCTCGCCTCCCGCCTCACCGG CCGCATTGCGGCGCAACTCCGGAATGTATGCACGCTACGGTCAGACATCCGAGTCACGCTGCGCATCAGTAGCCCCCTCAGCTGGACACCCAGTCGAGTCACGCTGCGCATCAGTAGCCCCCTCAGCTGGACGCCCAGTCGAGTCACGCTGCGCATCAGTAGCCCCCTCAGCTGGACGCCCAGTCGAGTCACGCCCACG TCCCCCAGCAGGCTGTGGAAGTACTTTTACCACCATGGTACTCCTTAG